In Actinomadura luteofluorescens, the sequence GGTGCCCATAGAAGAGCTGGAGGTCCGCATGGCCGACTCCGCAAAAGCGCCCGAAGACGGCGAGGACGAGGTGAAGCGCAGGTTCCGGGAAGCCCTGGAGCGCAAGCGCGGCGCCGAGAGCAAGAACGCCGGCGCCGGTGGCCGGAGCAGCTCGAAGGTGCGCGGCACCCACGAACGCGCCGACCACCAGCGGCAGTTCCGCCGCAAGAGCGGCTGACCAGGCCGCCCCGGCCGGCAGACCCCCGCGCGCAGGGCGCGCGGGGGTCGCTCCGTTCTCACGGCGCCGCCACCGACGACCACGGGCGGCGCTCGGGCGCTGTCAGCCCTGGTAGAGCTTCTTGCTGTAGTTCGCCTCGCTGTAGTACTCCCGGAGCTCCTCGACGCTCTCCTCGGTGTACTGGACGTCCTTGATGATCTGGGCGTGCGGCGGCAGCGCCTCCGGGTTCCACGACTCCGGCTTCCACAGCTTCGACCGCATGAACGCCTTCGCGCAGTGGAAGAAGATCTGCTCGATGTCCACGACGAGCGCGAGGGCCGGCCGGTGCCCCTTGACGACCATCGCGTCGAAGAACGGCGCGTCCCGGACCAGCGTGGCCCGGCCGTTGATCCGCAGCGTCTCGGTGCGTCCCGGCACGAGGAAGATCAGGCCGACGTGCGGGTTGCTCAGCACGTTCAGGAACCCGTCCGCGCGGCGGTTGCCGGGGCGATCCGGGACGGCGATCGTCGTGCCGTCGATGACGTGCGCGAATCCCGGCGGGTCGCCCTTGGGGGAGACGTCGCAGTTCCCGGCGGCGTCGCTGGTGGCGATCAGGCAGAACGGGGACAGGGCGAGCCACTCGCGGTCGCGGTCGTGCAGCGTGACCCGCTCCTTGTCGATCGCCCGCCGCATCGGCGTGCCGAGGAGCTCGCGCAGCTCCGCCGCGGAGGTGATCGCAGTGAACTCGGGGGCGACCGTCATCGCCGCTCCTTCCGCCGGGAGAATCCGAAGATCAGCCTAACGCGGGCGAATCCGAGCGCGCGGGCAGGTCAGCGCC encodes:
- a CDS encoding DUF5302 domain-containing protein yields the protein MADSAKAPEDGEDEVKRRFREALERKRGAESKNAGAGGRSSSKVRGTHERADHQRQFRRKSG
- a CDS encoding pyridoxamine 5'-phosphate oxidase family protein translates to MTVAPEFTAITSAAELRELLGTPMRRAIDKERVTLHDRDREWLALSPFCLIATSDAAGNCDVSPKGDPPGFAHVIDGTTIAVPDRPGNRRADGFLNVLSNPHVGLIFLVPGRTETLRINGRATLVRDAPFFDAMVVKGHRPALALVVDIEQIFFHCAKAFMRSKLWKPESWNPEALPPHAQIIKDVQYTEESVEELREYYSEANYSKKLYQG